From the Streptomyces syringium genome, one window contains:
- a CDS encoding DUF6507 family protein, with translation MTAWDIVPSEVGAVLTRCGKAAEGLSKAGQAVQKSLPAAAIAAGTISGMYCGNAPKGPVGAALAEFGSKWGKDLTYIAKRTTMSLTGAREAAQAYMEGDLKMAANAHNAALTEPVIRMPGQGKK, from the coding sequence ATGACGGCTTGGGACATTGTTCCGTCCGAAGTGGGCGCGGTGCTCACGAGGTGCGGGAAGGCCGCTGAAGGGTTGTCGAAGGCAGGCCAGGCTGTGCAGAAGTCGCTGCCGGCCGCCGCGATCGCCGCCGGCACGATCAGCGGTATGTACTGCGGGAACGCCCCGAAGGGCCCGGTGGGCGCGGCGCTGGCCGAGTTCGGCTCGAAATGGGGCAAGGACCTGACCTATATCGCGAAGCGCACCACCATGTCTCTCACCGGAGCCCGGGAGGCCGCTCAGGCCTACATGGAGGGTGACTTGAAGATGGCGGCGAACGCACACAATGCGGCGCTCACGGAGCCCGTCATCAGGATGCCCGGGCAGGGGAAGAAGTGA
- a CDS encoding alpha/beta hydrolase produces MRKRNALTAFTLALTTAATGTGFAAGPKGPAPAQRDGLERFKEQKVVWGACQDEELAASGTECARVTVPLDYRAPGGRTLQIAISRVKADDNGKARRGILLTNPGGPGGPGLSMPATLRKQLGAEVAAAYDLIGMDARGVGESGPLDCGLTRASWIRSSGSDRAGFDASVRLARQDARKCGEKYPDTLAHYSTRNTARDVDIVRAALGERRTSWFGQSYGTTLGSTYAQMFPERVDRLVLDSAPDPAKYGMGMIQDMGPANEKALDDFAAWAAARHAQYGLGATPAAVRATVEGLARRALGEPIKVGPYRLDGHDLPFLLLDLGTDSQDNTRYAEVVRSLLDAADGKPGTPHPYLLDMVKELSGPGTAGRSAGLSAQVAILCADAAMPRDPDWYWRAVERSRAEQPVFGPVVNGPLPCAFWKERPRERLTEIDNKVPALQLQATGDTRTTYEEGLAMHRAMRGSVLVTVPTRAHGVVRSRTGTCAHQAVADYLVRGALPARDMTCRPAA; encoded by the coding sequence ATGAGAAAACGGAATGCACTCACCGCCTTCACCCTCGCCCTCACCACCGCCGCCACAGGGACCGGCTTCGCCGCAGGTCCCAAGGGACCGGCTCCCGCGCAGCGGGACGGGTTGGAACGGTTCAAGGAGCAGAAGGTCGTCTGGGGCGCGTGCCAGGACGAGGAGCTGGCGGCGAGCGGGACCGAGTGCGCGCGGGTCACCGTGCCGCTGGACTACCGCGCCCCGGGCGGGCGGACGTTACAGATCGCGATCTCGCGCGTCAAGGCCGACGACAACGGCAAAGCGCGACGCGGGATACTCCTGACCAACCCGGGCGGCCCCGGCGGTCCCGGCCTGTCCATGCCGGCCACCCTGCGGAAGCAGCTCGGCGCCGAGGTGGCGGCGGCCTACGACCTCATCGGTATGGACGCCCGTGGGGTCGGCGAGAGCGGCCCGTTGGACTGCGGGCTGACCCGGGCGTCCTGGATCCGCTCGTCCGGAAGCGACCGGGCCGGATTCGACGCGAGCGTACGGCTCGCGCGACAGGACGCCCGTAAGTGCGGCGAGAAGTACCCCGACACCCTGGCTCACTACTCGACGCGCAACACCGCCCGCGACGTCGACATCGTCCGCGCCGCGCTCGGCGAGCGCCGGACCTCGTGGTTCGGCCAGTCGTACGGGACGACCCTCGGCTCCACCTACGCGCAGATGTTCCCTGAGAGAGTCGACCGTCTGGTCCTGGACAGCGCCCCGGACCCGGCCAAGTACGGCATGGGCATGATTCAGGACATGGGGCCCGCCAACGAGAAGGCCCTGGACGACTTCGCCGCATGGGCCGCGGCCCGCCACGCGCAGTACGGCCTCGGCGCCACGCCCGCCGCCGTCCGCGCCACCGTCGAAGGGCTCGCACGGCGGGCCCTGGGCGAGCCGATCAAGGTCGGCCCGTACCGGCTGGACGGGCACGACCTGCCCTTCCTGCTCCTCGACTTGGGCACGGACTCCCAGGACAACACCCGGTACGCCGAGGTCGTACGGAGCCTGCTCGACGCCGCCGACGGCAAGCCGGGCACCCCCCACCCGTACCTGCTCGACATGGTCAAGGAGCTGTCCGGCCCGGGGACCGCCGGGAGGAGCGCCGGCCTCTCCGCTCAGGTCGCGATTCTCTGCGCCGATGCCGCCATGCCCCGCGACCCCGACTGGTACTGGCGGGCCGTCGAACGCTCCCGCGCCGAGCAGCCGGTCTTCGGCCCGGTCGTCAACGGGCCCCTGCCGTGCGCCTTCTGGAAGGAGCGCCCCCGCGAGAGGCTGACGGAGATCGACAACAAGGTCCCCGCGCTCCAGCTCCAGGCGACCGGTGACACCCGCACCACCTATGAGGAGGGTCTCGCCATGCACCGGGCCATGCGTGGCTCGGTCCTGGTGACCGTTCCGACCCGTGCTCACGGCGTCGTCCGCTCCCGTACCGGGACCTGTGCGCACCAGGCCGTCGCCGACTACCTGGTGCGGGGCGCCCTGCCCGCGCGGGACATGACCTGCCGGCCCGCCGCCTGA
- a CDS encoding DUF397 domain-containing protein: MGIDDGSGTTWIKSSHSNGQSACLEVCFLAGGRSLPVRDSKNPHGPTLLFEAAAWSAFIASLKGGSIPAG, from the coding sequence ATGGGCATAGATGATGGATCGGGCACGACATGGATCAAGTCCAGTCACAGCAACGGGCAGTCCGCTTGCCTGGAGGTCTGCTTCCTGGCCGGAGGAAGATCCCTCCCTGTCCGCGACAGCAAAAACCCCCACGGCCCAACCCTCCTCTTCGAAGCCGCCGCCTGGTCGGCGTTCATCGCCAGCCTGAAGGGCGGCTCCATCCCAGCGGGATGA
- a CDS encoding DUF5753 domain-containing protein produces the protein MLRRPIGGNNVMAGQLAHLLEVGELPNVTVKVVPFNAGLHLGVMSGPFGILRFPMNGDGSESEPPTVYADGYTGDLYLDKPGEVARYDAAFQNIWAKALNEQDSRHLISEVAGTYGHR, from the coding sequence GTGTTGAGACGGCCGATCGGCGGGAACAACGTGATGGCAGGGCAACTCGCACACTTGTTGGAGGTTGGCGAGCTGCCCAACGTCACGGTGAAGGTGGTCCCGTTCAACGCGGGACTGCACCTCGGCGTCATGTCCGGACCGTTCGGCATCCTGCGGTTCCCGATGAACGGGGACGGCAGCGAGTCGGAACCTCCCACCGTCTACGCAGACGGGTACACAGGAGACCTGTACCTGGACAAGCCCGGCGAGGTCGCACGCTATGACGCGGCGTTCCAGAACATCTGGGCCAAAGCGCTCAACGAGCAGGACTCAAGACATCTGATCTCTGAAGTGGCAGGAACTTATGGGCATAGATGA
- a CDS encoding GNAT family N-acetyltransferase: protein MSDKDLIVPSGIPQFTGDLETLETESKSLATNAKLFRDSGAAVHTQFQGLSACYKAPEADKLFATTQPVATKSDGFADDLEKVSSALTAYAGEVRPLKDKLKSLKDDAFAFVDSLEGDDDWREDQKKVDRNNNLWHSVNATVAAFHAAERACHDKIVALVKGTPLIADDGSHKPNMYGYKASDLDHAEETPWGKLAEREYTGIEWLGHQIKSFVWDGFIVDGVWGTIKGLGTLVGTDGWDAAGQAWTGLAKLATGLAITATPLGAAYWMAPEDKLPSWLRDSRTAVKETGKALIAYDQWGKNPARAAGGVTFNVLTTVFTGGAGGVAKGGAAAKAISVAGKVSRVVDPITYIGKAGKFTFVKVGDLMASLKSLNPGASLRIAGDTFKLADELAAAKLPERPAGVPDEAAAFVDSKGRPVYLNPKTGELFDETGKVKQPAEDVPKEGSAAERAAEAEKARTPEAEKVLVGAGARAGSDVTASAGRVGDNAAGGAARDVPGGTGSRVPGGTAHDLGQGPSASHGSPGTGGGGGGGGHSTPHTGGGGGHDVPGSGTGGHASGGHGSSGHGDTPPRDGDHGNGTGHDAPSGNPHEPDGAHGSKPEGTDNAGPGGAHGADGGTPPHTPAPARRPVGDFVPGSGKDLTPEQLQEGLQKALDGDYAGLRIKVDGVFPMDNQLGWSAQIVDQAGNPVGRMDRDFIRKEDGTLAVKHNIMKIDDPAYRGKGVGSAISRDLENWYRKSGVSEIQLTAAKENGAYTWARRDYDWVQEKSAKKIFNRINVKMKDPEWDLSPEELAAAQDIVNRARNNPFGSPDYPTPREIANIGRGSGRENPFGKRVLVGQRWEGRKLL from the coding sequence GTGAGCGACAAAGACCTCATCGTCCCCTCGGGCATACCCCAGTTCACGGGCGATCTGGAGACCCTGGAGACCGAGTCCAAGTCCCTGGCCACCAACGCCAAGCTCTTCCGTGACTCCGGCGCCGCCGTCCACACCCAGTTCCAGGGGCTCTCGGCCTGCTACAAGGCGCCCGAGGCGGACAAGCTGTTCGCCACCACCCAGCCCGTCGCGACCAAGTCCGACGGCTTCGCGGACGACCTCGAAAAGGTCTCCTCGGCGCTGACCGCCTACGCCGGCGAAGTACGCCCCCTGAAGGACAAGCTCAAGAGCCTCAAGGACGACGCCTTCGCGTTCGTCGACAGCCTCGAGGGCGATGACGACTGGCGCGAGGACCAGAAGAAGGTCGACCGCAACAACAACCTCTGGCACAGCGTCAACGCCACCGTCGCCGCCTTCCACGCCGCCGAGCGCGCCTGCCACGACAAGATCGTCGCCCTGGTGAAGGGCACGCCCCTCATCGCCGACGACGGCTCCCACAAGCCGAACATGTACGGCTACAAGGCGAGCGACCTCGACCACGCCGAGGAAACGCCCTGGGGCAAGTTGGCCGAGCGCGAGTACACCGGCATCGAGTGGCTGGGCCACCAGATCAAGAGCTTCGTCTGGGACGGCTTCATCGTCGACGGCGTCTGGGGCACGATCAAGGGCCTCGGCACCCTGGTCGGCACCGACGGCTGGGACGCCGCGGGCCAGGCCTGGACGGGCCTCGCCAAGCTGGCCACCGGTCTGGCCATCACGGCCACCCCGCTCGGCGCCGCCTACTGGATGGCCCCCGAGGACAAGCTGCCGAGCTGGCTGCGGGACTCCCGCACGGCGGTGAAGGAGACCGGCAAGGCCCTCATCGCCTACGACCAGTGGGGCAAGAACCCCGCCCGCGCGGCCGGTGGCGTCACCTTCAACGTCCTCACCACGGTCTTCACCGGGGGCGCCGGAGGAGTCGCGAAGGGCGGAGCCGCCGCGAAGGCGATCTCCGTGGCCGGCAAGGTGAGCCGTGTGGTCGACCCGATCACCTATATCGGCAAGGCCGGGAAGTTCACCTTCGTCAAGGTCGGCGACCTCATGGCGAGCCTGAAGTCGCTGAACCCGGGTGCCTCGTTGCGCATCGCGGGCGACACGTTCAAGCTGGCCGACGAGCTCGCGGCGGCCAAGCTGCCGGAACGCCCCGCCGGCGTGCCCGACGAGGCGGCGGCCTTCGTCGACAGCAAGGGCCGCCCGGTCTACCTGAACCCGAAGACCGGCGAGCTCTTCGACGAGACCGGCAAGGTCAAGCAGCCCGCCGAGGACGTCCCGAAGGAGGGCTCGGCAGCGGAACGCGCCGCCGAGGCGGAGAAGGCCCGTACGCCCGAGGCGGAGAAGGTCCTGGTGGGCGCGGGTGCCCGCGCGGGTTCCGACGTCACGGCCTCGGCGGGGCGCGTCGGCGACAACGCGGCGGGCGGCGCGGCACGCGACGTCCCGGGTGGAACGGGCAGCCGGGTCCCCGGCGGTACTGCTCACGACCTGGGGCAGGGCCCCTCGGCGAGCCACGGGTCGCCGGGCACGGGTGGGGGTGGTGGCGGTGGTGGGCACTCCACGCCGCACACGGGTGGCGGCGGTGGCCACGATGTGCCGGGCTCCGGTACGGGTGGGCATGCCTCCGGTGGGCACGGTTCCAGTGGGCACGGCGACACCCCGCCGCGCGACGGCGACCACGGCAACGGCACCGGTCACGACGCACCCTCGGGCAACCCCCACGAGCCGGACGGCGCACACGGCTCCAAGCCGGAAGGCACGGACAACGCCGGTCCCGGCGGTGCTCACGGCGCCGACGGCGGTACGCCGCCGCACACCCCCGCACCGGCCCGCCGGCCGGTCGGTGACTTCGTCCCCGGCTCGGGAAAGGATCTCACTCCGGAGCAGCTCCAGGAAGGGCTGCAGAAGGCCCTCGACGGCGACTACGCAGGGCTGAGGATCAAGGTCGACGGCGTATTCCCCATGGACAACCAACTGGGCTGGAGCGCACAGATAGTCGACCAGGCCGGGAACCCGGTGGGCAGGATGGACCGCGACTTCATCCGCAAGGAAGACGGTACGCTGGCCGTCAAGCACAACATCATGAAAATCGACGACCCCGCCTATCGCGGAAAGGGCGTCGGGTCGGCCATCAGCAGGGACCTGGAGAACTGGTACCGGAAGTCCGGTGTCTCGGAAATCCAGCTCACGGCGGCCAAGGAGAACGGCGCCTACACCTGGGCCCGACGGGACTACGACTGGGTGCAGGAGAAGTCCGCAAAGAAGATCTTCAACCGCATCAATGTAAAGATGAAGGACCCCGAGTGGGACCTCTCCCCGGAGGAGCTCGCGGCCGCACAGGACATTGTGAACCGCGCGCGCAACAACCCGTTCGGAAGCCCCGACTACCCCACCCCGCGAGAGATCGCGAACATCGGGCGTGGGAGCGGCCGGGAGAACCCCTTCGGGAAGCGTGTACTCGTGGGTCAGCGTTGGGAAGGTAGGAAGCTGCTGTGA
- a CDS encoding DUF6507 family protein — MTAWDIKPSAVSGVLTKCGTAAEGLSKAGQAVQKSLPAAATAAGTISGMYCGEAPSGPVAGALAEFANAWGKDVAYVAQRTANSLTGAKTATEEYIKGDLKMAADAHNEALKEPKIDMPGQGKK, encoded by the coding sequence GTGACGGCTTGGGACATCAAACCGTCCGCGGTGAGTGGCGTGCTCACCAAGTGCGGAACGGCTGCCGAGGGGTTGTCGAAGGCGGGTCAGGCGGTGCAGAAGTCACTGCCGGCCGCCGCGACGGCAGCGGGCACGATCAGCGGCATGTACTGCGGTGAGGCACCGAGCGGACCGGTCGCGGGGGCGCTGGCCGAGTTCGCCAACGCGTGGGGCAAGGACGTCGCCTACGTGGCCCAGCGCACTGCCAACTCCCTGACCGGGGCCAAGACGGCCACTGAGGAGTACATCAAGGGCGACCTGAAGATGGCGGCGGACGCGCACAACGAGGCGCTCAAGGAGCCCAAGATCGACATGCCGGGTCAGGGGAAGAAGTGA
- a CDS encoding peptide ABC transporter substrate-binding protein — protein MRGGRRAKWAVCATATTLAVALVASGCGGGGGGGAGVVRASWGDPQNPLEPANTNEVQGGKVLAMIFRGLKEYDPKTGAAKNVLAEKIDTSDQQNFTVTLKDGWTFSNGEKVTAKSFVDAWNYAALVDNKQNNAPFFATIEGYDEVHPDSGSAKAKTMSGLVVKDDRTFTVKLNQKFSTWPQTLGYQAFSPLPRAFFDDHDNWLKKPVGNGPYMVDSYAKGSALNLKKWEGYPGDDKAQNEGVELRVYTDNNTAYTDLQAGNLDLVDDVPAAQLKNVKNDLGDRYINQPAGIIQTVVFPMYDAKWSKAGMEKVRKGISMAINRKEITEQIYQKTRTPATDWSSPVLKSEGGYKEGVCGDACDFDAARAKKLIQEGGGLPGGQVTITSNVDTGSHRVWMDAVCNSINNALAMDKACVVNPVGTFADFRNQISQHRMTGMFRSGWQMDYPLIQNFLQPLYYSNASSNYGKFSDPDFDKLVDEANAESDQEKAVGKFQDAEKILAEQMPAIPLWYQNGSAGYSANLSDVMLNPFSVPVYDRIKVG, from the coding sequence ATGCGTGGAGGCAGGCGCGCCAAGTGGGCCGTTTGTGCGACGGCGACGACGCTCGCGGTCGCGCTCGTGGCGTCGGGATGCGGCGGGGGTGGCGGCGGTGGGGCCGGGGTGGTGCGGGCCTCCTGGGGGGATCCGCAGAATCCGCTGGAGCCGGCGAATACCAATGAGGTGCAGGGCGGCAAGGTGCTGGCCATGATCTTCCGGGGGCTCAAGGAGTACGACCCCAAGACCGGCGCCGCCAAGAACGTGCTCGCCGAGAAGATCGACACGTCCGACCAGCAGAATTTCACCGTCACCCTCAAGGACGGCTGGACCTTCTCCAACGGCGAGAAAGTGACCGCCAAATCCTTCGTCGACGCGTGGAACTACGCGGCCCTCGTCGACAACAAGCAGAACAACGCCCCCTTCTTCGCCACCATCGAGGGCTATGACGAGGTCCACCCCGACAGCGGCTCGGCCAAGGCCAAGACCATGTCCGGGCTGGTGGTCAAGGACGACCGGACCTTCACCGTCAAGCTCAACCAGAAGTTCTCCACCTGGCCGCAGACCCTCGGCTACCAGGCCTTCTCCCCGCTGCCCCGGGCGTTCTTCGACGACCACGACAACTGGCTGAAGAAGCCGGTCGGCAACGGCCCGTACATGGTGGATTCCTACGCCAAGGGGTCCGCTCTGAACCTCAAGAAATGGGAGGGCTACCCGGGCGACGACAAGGCGCAGAACGAGGGCGTCGAGCTGCGCGTCTACACCGACAACAACACCGCCTACACCGACCTCCAGGCGGGCAATCTCGACCTCGTCGACGACGTCCCGGCCGCCCAGCTCAAGAACGTCAAGAACGACCTCGGTGACCGGTACATCAACCAGCCCGCCGGCATCATCCAGACCGTCGTCTTCCCGATGTACGACGCGAAGTGGTCCAAGGCCGGGATGGAGAAGGTCCGCAAGGGCATCTCCATGGCGATCAACCGCAAGGAGATCACCGAGCAGATCTACCAGAAGACCCGCACCCCGGCGACCGACTGGTCCTCGCCCGTCCTGAAGTCCGAGGGCGGCTACAAGGAAGGTGTGTGCGGTGACGCCTGCGATTTCGACGCCGCGCGGGCGAAGAAGCTGATCCAGGAGGGCGGCGGGCTGCCCGGCGGGCAGGTGACCATCACCTCCAACGTCGACACCGGCTCGCACCGGGTGTGGATGGACGCCGTCTGCAACAGCATCAACAACGCCCTCGCCATGGACAAGGCCTGCGTCGTCAACCCCGTCGGCACCTTCGCGGACTTCCGCAACCAGATCTCCCAGCACCGGATGACCGGGATGTTCCGCTCGGGCTGGCAGATGGACTACCCGCTGATCCAGAACTTCCTCCAGCCGCTCTACTACTCCAACGCCTCGTCCAACTACGGGAAGTTCAGCGACCCGGACTTCGACAAGCTCGTCGACGAGGCCAATGCCGAGAGCGACCAGGAGAAGGCGGTCGGGAAGTTCCAGGACGCGGAGAAGATCCTCGCCGAGCAGATGCCGGCCATCCCGCTCTGGTACCAGAACGGCAGCGCCGGCTATTCCGCCAATCTCTCCGATGTGATGCTCAATCCGTTCAGCGTGCCCGTCTACGACCGGATCAAGGTCGGCTGA
- a CDS encoding ABC transporter permease gives MGRYVIRRLLQMIPVFIGSTFLIFFMVYALGDPIAALFGDKAPDPATAARIRKDLYLDEPLWKQYLHYMGQILTGDFGTAFNGMKVTELMKSAFPVTLRLTVVALLFEILVGITLGVLSGLRRGRSVDTSVLLLTLIVVSIPTFVSGYVLQYLLGVKWAWVSPSVSPAAPFDELILPGLVLALTSLAYVTRLTRTSIAENSRADYVRTAVAKGLPRRRVVTRHLLRNSLIPVVTFIGTDIGALMGGAIVTERIFNIHGVGYQLYQGILRQNSPTVVGFVTVLVIVFLLANLLVDLLYAVLDPRIRYA, from the coding sequence ATGGGACGGTATGTGATCCGGCGGCTGCTCCAGATGATCCCGGTGTTCATCGGCAGCACGTTCCTGATCTTCTTCATGGTCTACGCCCTCGGTGACCCCATCGCCGCGCTGTTCGGCGACAAGGCCCCCGACCCAGCGACCGCCGCGCGGATCCGCAAGGACCTCTACCTCGACGAGCCGCTGTGGAAGCAATACCTGCACTACATGGGGCAGATCCTCACCGGTGACTTCGGCACCGCCTTCAACGGCATGAAGGTCACCGAGCTGATGAAGAGCGCCTTCCCGGTGACCCTGCGGCTGACCGTCGTCGCGCTGCTCTTCGAGATCCTCGTCGGGATCACCCTCGGTGTCCTCAGCGGACTGCGGCGCGGGCGCTCGGTGGACACCTCCGTGCTGCTGCTCACCCTGATCGTGGTGTCCATCCCCACCTTCGTCAGCGGCTATGTGCTCCAGTACCTGCTGGGCGTGAAATGGGCGTGGGTCTCCCCGTCCGTCTCCCCGGCCGCGCCGTTCGACGAGCTGATCCTGCCGGGCCTGGTCCTCGCCCTGACCTCGCTCGCCTACGTCACCCGGCTGACGCGCACGTCCATCGCCGAGAACTCCCGCGCCGACTACGTCCGTACGGCCGTGGCCAAGGGGCTGCCCCGGCGCCGGGTGGTGACCCGGCATCTGCTGCGCAACTCGCTGATCCCCGTCGTCACCTTCATCGGCACCGACATCGGCGCGCTGATGGGCGGCGCCATCGTCACCGAGCGGATCTTCAACATCCACGGCGTCGGCTACCAGCTCTACCAGGGCATCCTGCGGCAGAACTCGCCGACCGTCGTCGGCTTCGTGACCGTCCTGGTCATCGTCTTCCTGCTGGCGAACCTGCTCGTCGATCTCCTCTACGCCGTGCTCGACCCGAGGATCCGCTATGCCTGA
- a CDS encoding ABC transporter permease encodes MPDPFDPKLDPQAAITPGDGGAMTLATSEGESLEKEPPPGGADGRARSLWSDAWHDLRRNPVFLVSGLVIVFLVLIAIWPGLIASGNPLSCNLAKAGQGSQPGHPFGFDTQGCDVYTRTVHGARASIAVGVCATTGAALLGSVLGGLAGFFGGWWDGLLSRIADIFFGIPIILGGLVFLSVVTSGSVWPVVGFIVLLGWPQISRIARGSVVTAKQHDYVQAARALGAGNRRMLLRHIAPNAVAPVIVVATIALGTYIALEATLSFVGVGLKPPTVSWGIDISNASTQIRNAPHMLLWPAGALSITVLAFIMLGDAVRDALDPKLR; translated from the coding sequence ATGCCTGACCCCTTCGACCCGAAGCTCGATCCCCAGGCGGCCATCACCCCCGGCGACGGCGGCGCCATGACGCTGGCCACCAGCGAGGGCGAGTCCCTGGAGAAGGAGCCGCCCCCCGGCGGCGCCGACGGCAGGGCCCGCAGCCTGTGGTCCGACGCCTGGCACGACCTGCGGCGCAACCCCGTCTTCCTCGTCTCCGGGCTGGTCATCGTCTTCCTGGTGCTGATCGCGATCTGGCCCGGCCTCATCGCGAGCGGCAACCCCCTCAGCTGCAACCTGGCCAAGGCGGGCCAGGGCTCACAGCCCGGCCACCCCTTCGGCTTCGACACCCAGGGCTGCGACGTCTACACCCGCACGGTCCACGGCGCGCGCGCCTCGATCGCCGTCGGGGTCTGCGCCACGACCGGGGCGGCGCTGCTCGGCAGTGTGCTGGGCGGGCTGGCCGGGTTCTTCGGGGGCTGGTGGGACGGGCTGCTGTCCCGGATCGCCGACATCTTCTTCGGCATCCCGATCATCCTCGGCGGGCTGGTCTTCCTCTCCGTGGTCACCAGCGGCTCGGTGTGGCCGGTGGTCGGCTTCATCGTGCTGCTGGGCTGGCCGCAGATCTCCAGGATCGCGCGCGGCTCGGTCGTCACGGCCAAGCAGCACGACTACGTCCAGGCGGCGCGGGCGCTCGGGGCCGGCAACAGACGGATGCTGCTGCGGCACATCGCGCCCAACGCGGTGGCCCCGGTCATCGTCGTGGCGACCATCGCGCTGGGCACGTACATCGCCCTGGAGGCGACGCTGTCGTTCGTGGGCGTCGGCCTCAAGCCGCCAACGGTCTCCTGGGGGATCGACATCTCCAACGCCTCCACCCAGATCCGCAACGCCCCGCACATGCTGCTGTGGCCGGCGGGAGCCCTGAGCATCACGGTGCTCGCGTTCATCATGCTCGGCGACGCGGTGCGCGACGCCCTCGACCCCAAGTTGCGCTGA
- a CDS encoding ABC transporter ATP-binding protein: protein MDQQLTQETPAQPKNLLDVSDLRVEFRTRDGVAKAVNGVTYSVAAGETLAVLGESGSGKSVTAQAVMGILDSPPGFVTGGEVLFRGEDLLTMGAESRRRLRGAKIAMIFQDALSSLNPVMTVGAQLAEMYVVHQGMTRKDARARAAQLMDRVRIPAAQERLRDYPHQFSGGMRQRIMIAMALALEPDLIIADEPTTALDVTVQAQVMDLLAELQREYNMGLILITHDLGVVADVADRIAVMYAGRIVETAPVHELYAAPAHPYTRGLLDSIPRLDQKGRELYAIKGLPPSLTDIPPGCPFNPRCPRAQDVCRTDRPPLFTVGPGRASACHFWKDTLDES, encoded by the coding sequence ATGGATCAGCAGCTGACCCAGGAGACCCCGGCGCAGCCGAAGAATCTGTTGGACGTGAGCGATCTGCGGGTGGAGTTCCGCACCCGGGACGGGGTGGCCAAGGCGGTCAACGGCGTGACGTACAGCGTGGCGGCGGGCGAGACGCTGGCCGTGCTCGGCGAGTCGGGCTCGGGCAAGTCGGTGACCGCCCAGGCGGTGATGGGCATCCTCGACTCGCCGCCGGGGTTCGTCACCGGCGGCGAGGTGCTCTTCCGGGGCGAGGACCTGCTGACGATGGGGGCCGAGTCCCGGCGCAGACTGCGCGGCGCGAAGATCGCGATGATCTTCCAGGACGCGCTGTCGTCCCTGAACCCCGTGATGACCGTGGGGGCGCAGCTCGCCGAGATGTACGTGGTGCACCAGGGGATGACCCGTAAGGACGCCCGCGCGCGGGCCGCGCAGCTGATGGACCGGGTACGGATCCCGGCCGCGCAGGAACGGCTGCGGGACTATCCGCACCAGTTCTCGGGCGGTATGCGTCAGCGCATCATGATCGCGATGGCGCTGGCCCTGGAGCCGGACCTGATCATCGCGGACGAGCCGACGACCGCGCTCGATGTGACGGTGCAGGCGCAGGTCATGGATCTGCTCGCGGAGCTCCAGCGCGAGTACAACATGGGTCTGATCCTGATCACCCACGACCTGGGCGTGGTCGCGGACGTCGCCGACCGGATCGCGGTGATGTACGCGGGCCGGATCGTGGAGACCGCGCCCGTGCACGAGCTGTACGCGGCGCCCGCGCATCCGTACACCCGTGGCCTGCTGGACTCGATCCCGCGCCTGGACCAGAAGGGCCGGGAGCTCTACGCGATCAAGGGCCTGCCGCCCAGCCTGACCGACATCCCGCCCGGCTGTCCGTTCAACCCGCGCTGCCCCCGCGCCCAGGACGTCTGCCGTACGGACCGGCCGCCGCTGTTCACCGTGGGCCCGGGCCGGGCCAGCGCCTGCCACTTCTGGAAGGACACCCTCGATGAGAGCTGA